In a single window of the Arachis hypogaea cultivar Tifrunner chromosome 6, arahy.Tifrunner.gnm2.J5K5, whole genome shotgun sequence genome:
- the LOC112697231 gene encoding COP9 signalosome complex subunit 3 yields the protein MDPMEALVAQIQGLSSTPGDIARLHIILKQADDSLRAESTRLSPVLGQLAPSEHSLGFLYVLDAFTSGQISKQQAETSVPIITGFINACNAEQIRLAPEKFVLVCKRLKDQVMMLEAPIRGVGPLLTAARKLQLSTEHLTPLHSDFLMLCVLAKCYKTGLSILEDDIFEVDQPRDLFLYCYYGGMICIGLKRFQKALDLLHNVVTAPMSTLNAIAVEAYKKYILVSLIHHGQWQLSTSLPKYASSVAQRSLKNFCQPYIELANSYGTEKIAELEAYVQTNTEKFENDNNLGLVKQVVLSMYKRNIQRLTQTYLTLSLQDIANTVQLNSPKEAEMHVLQMIQDGEIYATINQRDGMVRFLEDPEQYKTCEMIENIDSSIQRIMALSRKLSAMDEQISCDQLYLSKVGRERQRYDFDDFDVPTKFNI from the exons ATGGACCCTATGGAAGCTCTTGTTGCCCAAATCCAAGGGTTGTCGAGCACCCCTGGAGACATCGCACGCCTCCACATCATTCTTAAGCAAGCTGATGACTCGCTCCGTGCTGAGTCGACTCGGTTGTCCCCCGTTCTCGGCCAACTCGCTCCCTCCGAGCACTCCCTTGGTTTTCTCTATGTCCT AGATGCGTTCACATCTGGCCAGATTTCAAAGCAGCAAGCTGAGACATCAGTTCCTATCATTACCGGGTTTATTAATGCTTGCAATGCAGAGCAAATTCGGTTGGCGCCGGAAAAGT TCGTATTGGTATGCAAGAGACTGAAAGACCAAGTAATGATGCTTGAAGCTCCCATTCGTGGCGTTGGTCCCTTGTTAACCGCTGCTAGGAAACTTCAGTTGTCCACCGAACACTTGACTCCTTTGCACTCGGACTTTCTTATGCTTTGTGTGTTGGCAAAATGCTATAAAACTGGCCTATCAATATTGGAGGATGACATTTTTGAAGTTGATCAGCCAAGAGACCTTTTCCTCTACTGTTACTATGG AGGCATGATATGCATTGGACTGAAACGATTTCAAAAGGCATTGGACCTTCTGCATAAT GTAGTAACTGCTCCAATGTCTACATTGAATGCTATAGCTGTTGAagcttataaaaaatatatattggtTTCTCTCATTCATCATGGACAG TGGCAGCTATCTACAAGCCTTCCTAAATATGCCTCGTCAGTTGCTCAGAGAAGCCTAAAGAACTTCTGTCAG CCTTATATCGAATTGGCAAATAGTTATGGCACAGAGAAAATTGCAGAATTAGAGGCTTATGTCCAGACAAATACAGAGAAGTTTGAAAAT GACAACAATCTTGGGTTGGTTAAGCAGGTTGTATTGTCCATGTATAAGCGAAATATTCAAAGATTGACCCAGACATACTTGACCCTTTCTCTCCAAGATATTGCCAACACAGTTCAGTTAAATAGTCCCAAGGAAGCAGAGATGCACGTACTACAAATG ATTCAAGACGGTGAAATATATGCAACAATTAACCAGAGGGATGGAATGGTTAGATTCTTAGAGGATCCTGAACAGTATAAAACTTGTGAGATGATTGAGAATATTGATTCATCAATCCAGAG GATAATGGCATTATCAAGGAAACTAAGTGCAATGGATGAACAAATTTCATGCGACCAGTTATACTTATCCAAG GTGGGAAGGGAGCGGCAAAGATATGACTTTGATGACTTCGATGTTCCAACAAAATTCAACATTTAA